Proteins encoded by one window of Elaeis guineensis isolate ETL-2024a chromosome 12, EG11, whole genome shotgun sequence:
- the LOC140852940 gene encoding uncharacterized protein encodes MLILCRHCRYAVEDEIDGSRCSAIRGTEEAAQGAEPSRPPKRPQVAPPSEPAGAKAEPDSERTSDRELVIALSVPTVPIEVPSEEPSVEGAASPEGRAIEESVEGVPAAQPAEEVWEEARESEQPASAAAVPSGGTQSGSSMPSISDVRAWVSARGKAPMAPGDDRRSVGGGASIDSLFPKGASALANHDLARRLCQAVILPADHEVMKNQRVSDMLSSFYPTVIRLIYNMSELEVGYRRFGDLRAAWKDKAMAVEADKAVLVDQLQQSVDREAQLEGEISRLTEEVSRLTGALAASGTKLQSARDDAK; translated from the exons atgctgatCCTCTGTCGTCATTGCAGATATGCCGTCGAGGATGAGATTGACGGCAGCCGATGTTCGGCAATACGCGGCACGGAAGAGGCGGCGCAAGGGGCCGAACCatcacggcctcccaagaggcctcaggtagCTCCGCCGAGCGAGCCGGCGGGGGCaaaggcagagcccgactccgaACGAACGTCAGACCGGGAGCTGGTCattgcactgtcggtgccgacagtgcccattgaagtcccgtccgaggaACCATCGGTCGAGGGAGCAGCCTCTCCCGAGGGACGGGCGATCGAGGAATCGGTCGAGGGTGTGCCGGCTGCTCAGCCGGCAGAAGAGGTTTGGGAAGAGGCACGCGAGTCCGAACAACCTGCGTCGGCGGCTGCCGTGCcttcgggagggacccagtcgggctCGAGCATGCCCTCCatttccgacgtcagggcctgggtgtccgcacgagggaaggccccgatggcaccCGGTGACGACAGGAGGTCGGTCGGTGGCGGAGCGTCGATCGACTCCCTGTTTCCCAAAGGGgcatcggccctggccaaccatgacttggccaggaggctatgtCAGGCAGTTATCCTCCCAGCCGATCATGAGGTCATGAAGAACCAGAGGGTATCTGACATGCTGTCCTCCTTTTATCCGACCGTGATTCGG CTGATTTACAATATGTCTGAATTGGAGGTCGGGTATCGGAGATTCGGCGATCTTCGAGCGGCCTGGAAAGACAAGGCCATGGCCGTCGAAGCCGACAAGGCGGtgttggtcgaccagctgcagcagTCGGTCGATCGAGAGGCCCAgcttgagggggagatctcccgcctcaccgaggaggtctcccgactcaccgGTGCTCTGGCCGCTTCGGGGACCAAGCTGCAGTCGGCCCGAGATGACGCCAAGTGA